Genomic segment of Candidatus Rokuibacteriota bacterium:
CGTGAATCCCGAGACCGGCGAGCCGTGCCGCTCCGGCGAGGAGGGCGAGCTCTGGCTCCGCGGGCCGCTCGTCACCCGCGGCTACTACAAGAAACCCGAGGAAACCGCCAGCGCCTTTACCGCCGACGGCTGGTTCAGGACCGGCGACCTCGCGGTGCAGGACCAGGCGGGCCACACGATCTTCAAGGGACGCTTGAGGGAAGTGCTGAGGATCAGCCACTTCATGGTGGCGCCGCGCGAGATCGAGGAGTTCCTGATGGCGCACCCGAAGGTCCACCAGGCCTTCGTCGTGGGCGTGCCCGACCCGAAGCTCGGCGAGGCCCCCTTCGCCTACATCATCCCGAGGGAGGGCGAGATCCTCTCCGAGGACGAGATCCTCGCCCACTGCAAGGGCACGATCGCGTCCTTCAAGATTCCCCGTTACATCCGCCTGGTGAAGGATGTCCCCCGGACGCCGGGTCCCCACGGCGACAAGGTCCAGAAGCCCAAGCTCCGCGAGCAGGCGCTCCAGGAGCTGGCGTCGGAGGCTCGCCCATGATGTCTCCCCGTCCCGTGTTCTATAAGAAAGCCCTGCTGGAGCAGTCGGCGGACGCCACCACGGTCACCGACGCCTTGAGCGGGCGCTACGCCCGCGTCATGCGGAACGAGTTCACCGATCGCTACGCGAAGTCGGGCGCTCCCGTCCTCCCCTTCCTCTGGCAGGCGAATGCGGCCGCCGACATTTATCAGAAGGCTGCCGCCGACGGCAATCCGGGCTACGTTCCGATGTGGGCCGGGCAGAGCGTGGGGCTGGTCCACAACCTCCCGGGGGCCGGCGAGGTCGTCGAGTCCATCATCCGAGAGGCACGGCAGCTCCTGGTGGAGCAATTTCCCCTGGCGGTCAAGCTCAGCGAGTAACCCCGGTAACGCCGAGGAGGCGACGATGCAGAACGATGAGCTATGCTATATGTCGGCGACGGAGCTGGCGGAGGCGATCAGGACCCGGACGCTCTCGCCCCTGGACGTGACCAAAGCCATCCTGGCGCGGATCGAGCAGGTCAACCCGAAGGTGAACGCCTACTGCACGGTCGTGGCTGAGGCGGCGCTCGCCGAGGCGCGGCACGCCGAAGCCGCGGTGATGCAAGGCCGCGCCCTCGGGCCGCTCCACGGCGTGCCGATCTCGTTCAAGGATTTGACCCCGACGGCCGGCATCCGGACGACGTTCGGCTCGAAGATCTTCGAGCACCACGTCCCCCAGGAGGATGCCCCGGTCGTGGAGCGCGCCCGTCGCGCGGGAGCGATCCTCCTCGGCAAGACCAACACGCCCGAGTTTGGCTGCAAGGGCGTCACCGACAACCTGATCTTCGGCCATACGCGGAACCCGTGGATGCTGGATCGGATCGCCGGAGGATCGAGCGGGGGGGCCGCCGCGGCCCTCGCCGCGGGCCTGGGGCCGCTGGCGGAAGGGAGCGACCTGGGCGGCTCGATCCGGATCCCCGCGAGCTGCTGCGGCGTGGTCGGGCTCAAGCCGAGCGTCGGGCGAGTGCCGCGCTATCCGAGCCCGAACGCCTGGACGGTGTTCTCGGTCCTCGGGCCGATGGCGCGGACCGTCCGCGACGCCGCGCTCCTCCTCAGCGTCATGGTCGGCCCCGACGACCGCGATCCCCAGTCCCTCCCCGCGACGGGTGAGGAGTTCGCGCGAGCGGCCGAGGGTGAGATCCGCGGGCTGCGCCTTGCGTGGAGCCCCGACCTCGGCTACGCCGCGGTGGACGGGGAGGTGAAGCAGCTCTGCGAGGCCGCCGCCAAGACCTTCGCGACGCTCGGCTGCTCTGTCGAAGAAGCGCACCCGGGCTTCGAGGACCCGGAGCCGATCTTCCTCGACCTCACGGCGCCGGTCAGGGCGGCGGCGCTCCGCAGCTATCTCGCCGAGTGGCAGGACCAGATGGATCCGATTCTGGTGGAGCGGATTGCCCACGCGGACCGGCTCACCGCCGTGGAGTACGAGAAGGCGGTCCACCGCCGCACGGCGTTCTGGCAGATCGTCCGGCGCTTCTTCGAGCGCCACGACCTCCTGCTGACCCCCACGATCGCGACGCCGCCGCGCCCCCTCGAGAGTCCTCCCCCCACCGAGATCGGAGGCCGCCACGTGGACTCACCGATGGCGCGGATTGCCTTCACGTATCCGTTCAACCTGACGGCCCAGCCGGCCATGTCGGTGCCCTGTGGCTGGACCGCGGACGGCCTGCCCGTCGGGCTCCAGATCGTCGGGCGGCGCTTCGCCGAGGCGACGGTGCTGAGGGCTGCGGCCGCCTTCGAGGCAGCCTCCCCCTGGGCCCACCGCCGCGCGCAGCTCTAAACAAGCTAAGACGCCACTCGACATCGGCATGCTCACCCACGGCGGACGGCAAAGGGTCGGCTTCCGGCGCTTCGGGACCCGATCCGTCGCGCTGGGGCTAGTCCTTTCTCTCACAGCGTGCGCCTCGCAGGTCGGCGTTCAGAGCACCACCCCTCCACAGCCCGCTGGGAGGCTCTACCGTCCTGAAGGGCCGGGTCGGTTCCCTGCTCTGGTCTTGCTCCCGACCTGCGCGGGCTTGCGCCCGCACGTTTTCGACTGGGCCGAGTTGCTAAAGGCCGAGGGCTACGTCGCGCTGGCGGTCGACACTCTTTCTCCACGTGGTGCCACCGACCTCTGTCTTAAGGGAAAGCACACGGTCCATGAAGTCGCGGGGGACGCCGTTGAAGCCCTCGTTCACCTCCGCTCATTGCCCTTTGTGGATCAAGACCGCATCGGAGTAATCGGCTGGTCCCACGGCGCCATGGCGGCTCTCGTCGCTATCAGATCAGGGCCTCGCGGCCGCGGGTTTCGGCTGGCAATCGCCTTCTACCCTGATTGCGGGTACGTTGCCTACGATACAACCATTCCCGTCTTGCTCCTGCTCGGGGAGGTGGACGACTGGACACCGCCTGGCCAGTGCGTGAAGGTAACCAAACAACTCCAGCGAGAGGGACGGCCGGTGGTATGGAAGGTCTACCCTGGGGCGCACCACGGATTTGATGTCGCCGGGTTCGGGAACCGCACGGTTGTCTACCGCGGCTACACAATGAGGTATGACCCAGCGGCGACCGCCGATGCGAAGGAACGCGTTCGCGCGTTTCTGGCTCAGCACCTACGGAGGAGCCAACAGTGAAGCTCGACGTCGGTATGCTCACCCATGACCTCAAGGGCATCGGCGACTACGCGCGAAAAGTGGAAGCGATGGGGTTCGATTGCCTCTGGGCCTCCGAGACCCAGCACGACCCGTTCCTCCCCCTGGGCGTGGCCGCGGCGTCCACCTCCAGGATCAAGCTCGGCACCTCGATCGCCGTGGCCTTCCCGCGGAGCCCGATGATCCTGGCCTACATCGCCTGGGACCTCCAGGCCGCCTCCGACGGGCGGTTCATCCTGGGCCTCGGCACCCAGGTGAAGGGACACAACGAGCGGCGCTTCTCCGTCAAGTGGGACGCCCCGGGACCCAGGCTCGGCGAGGTGATCCGCGCGCTCAGGACCATCTGGGACTCCTGGCAGAACGGGACCAGGCTCAACTTCAAGGGACGCTTCTACACCTTCGACCTCATGACGCCATTCTTCAACCCGGGGCCGATCAAGCATCCGCGTGTCCCCATCTACATCGCTGGAGTGAACCGTTATATCTGCCGCCTCGCCGGCGAGCTTTGCGACGGCCTCCACGTCCATCCCTTCAACAGCCCGAAGTACCTCCGCGAGCTGGTCCTCCCCGCCGTCGAGGAGGGGCTGGCCACATCCGGCAGGAAGCGGAGCGACTTCACCTACGTCAGCTCGATCTTCGCCATGGTGGGAGACACCGGGAAAGAGCTCGCCCAGGCCAAGCAGGCCGTCAAGCAGCAGATCGCCTTCTATGCCTCGACACGGACCTACGAGCCGGTGCTGGCGGCTCACGGCTGGCAGGACCTGACGCCCAAGCTCCACAGGAAATCCGTGGAAGGCGACTGGCAGGGGATGGCCGACCTGATTACGGACGAGATGGTGGAGACGTACGCGGTGACCGGGAGCTACGACACCATCG
This window contains:
- a CDS encoding nitronate monooxygenase — translated: MMSPRPVFYKKALLEQSADATTVTDALSGRYARVMRNEFTDRYAKSGAPVLPFLWQANAAADIYQKAAADGNPGYVPMWAGQSVGLVHNLPGAGEVVESIIREARQLLVEQFPLAVKLSE
- a CDS encoding amidase encodes the protein MQNDELCYMSATELAEAIRTRTLSPLDVTKAILARIEQVNPKVNAYCTVVAEAALAEARHAEAAVMQGRALGPLHGVPISFKDLTPTAGIRTTFGSKIFEHHVPQEDAPVVERARRAGAILLGKTNTPEFGCKGVTDNLIFGHTRNPWMLDRIAGGSSGGAAAALAAGLGPLAEGSDLGGSIRIPASCCGVVGLKPSVGRVPRYPSPNAWTVFSVLGPMARTVRDAALLLSVMVGPDDRDPQSLPATGEEFARAAEGEIRGLRLAWSPDLGYAAVDGEVKQLCEAAAKTFATLGCSVEEAHPGFEDPEPIFLDLTAPVRAAALRSYLAEWQDQMDPILVERIAHADRLTAVEYEKAVHRRTAFWQIVRRFFERHDLLLTPTIATPPRPLESPPPTEIGGRHVDSPMARIAFTYPFNLTAQPAMSVPCGWTADGLPVGLQIVGRRFAEATVLRAAAAFEAASPWAHRRAQL
- a CDS encoding dienelactone hydrolase family protein; the encoded protein is MLTHGGRQRVGFRRFGTRSVALGLVLSLTACASQVGVQSTTPPQPAGRLYRPEGPGRFPALVLLPTCAGLRPHVFDWAELLKAEGYVALAVDTLSPRGATDLCLKGKHTVHEVAGDAVEALVHLRSLPFVDQDRIGVIGWSHGAMAALVAIRSGPRGRGFRLAIAFYPDCGYVAYDTTIPVLLLLGEVDDWTPPGQCVKVTKQLQREGRPVVWKVYPGAHHGFDVAGFGNRTVVYRGYTMRYDPAATADAKERVRAFLAQHLRRSQQ
- a CDS encoding TIGR03617 family F420-dependent LLM class oxidoreductase, producing MLTHDLKGIGDYARKVEAMGFDCLWASETQHDPFLPLGVAAASTSRIKLGTSIAVAFPRSPMILAYIAWDLQAASDGRFILGLGTQVKGHNERRFSVKWDAPGPRLGEVIRALRTIWDSWQNGTRLNFKGRFYTFDLMTPFFNPGPIKHPRVPIYIAGVNRYICRLAGELCDGLHVHPFNSPKYLRELVLPAVEEGLATSGRKRSDFTYVSSIFAMVGDTGKELAQAKQAVKQQIAFYASTRTYEPVLAAHGWQDLTPKLHRKSVEGDWQGMADLITDEMVETYAVTGSYDTIARRIQERYAGLLDRVSLYQPYQPNLNDPRWPALVKAFNG